The Solirubrobacterales bacterium genome contains a region encoding:
- the cydD gene encoding thiol reductant ABC exporter subunit CydD, with product MAASRPTPRRSPDASRRARETQRRLIRSSRVARRQLVTTVLVGLVTTVLIIAQATLLAKVIAGVFIDGKSLAEVTPWLFMLAAVSVGRGLAAAGFESTGRFGAAAVMSELRTRLARHLLIRRPGALQGEHSGELVSAAVAGVESLENYFARYLPQVALAAIVPVAVLAWVVPIEWKSALIMAVTAPLIIVFMILIGRLTESRTRKRWGLMQRLSSHFLDLAGGLETLRANNRATAQGEAIARVGDEYRRETMGALRIGFLSALVLELLAMIGVAMVATAIGIQLAGGHLGLEAGLTVLILAPELYLPLREVGNQFHASTDGMVAAERIFEVLDLPPAVTVPETTVPAPDPSAGPLSLAGIRFSHPGRGEVLAGLDLTVESGETVALVGPSGGGKSTLISLLMRFADPEAGRIECAGVDLRQVEPDEWRRRVVWVPQRPTVFSGTVADNVRLYAPDAGQADLERAVASADLDRVLPELPDGLQTRVGEGGRRLSAGQSQRVALSRAFLSPAPLVILDEPTAHLDDDTEQRVATAIDRLVEGRSALVVSHRGRPLVSADRVLHLADGRLRPTGATA from the coding sequence ATGGCGGCAAGCCGGCCGACTCCCCGCCGGTCGCCTGACGCCTCCCGGCGGGCCCGTGAAACCCAGCGGCGGCTGATCCGGTCCTCCCGGGTCGCCCGTCGCCAGCTGGTCACGACCGTCCTCGTCGGGCTGGTCACCACCGTCCTGATCATCGCTCAGGCGACTCTGCTGGCGAAGGTGATCGCCGGCGTTTTCATCGACGGAAAGTCACTGGCCGAAGTCACACCGTGGCTGTTCATGCTGGCGGCAGTGTCGGTTGGCCGTGGCCTGGCCGCGGCCGGGTTCGAGTCGACCGGGCGGTTCGGGGCCGCCGCGGTGATGAGCGAACTTCGCACCCGACTGGCTCGGCATCTCCTGATCAGACGGCCCGGAGCCCTTCAGGGCGAACACTCCGGGGAACTGGTCTCGGCTGCGGTCGCCGGGGTCGAGTCGCTGGAGAACTACTTTGCCCGCTATCTGCCGCAGGTTGCACTGGCGGCGATCGTGCCGGTGGCGGTACTCGCCTGGGTGGTGCCGATCGAGTGGAAGTCGGCCCTGATCATGGCGGTCACCGCCCCGCTGATCATCGTCTTCATGATCCTGATCGGGCGGCTGACCGAGTCCCGCACCCGCAAGCGGTGGGGCCTGATGCAGCGACTCTCCTCCCACTTTCTCGACCTCGCCGGGGGGCTGGAAACCCTGCGGGCGAACAACCGCGCGACCGCCCAGGGCGAGGCGATCGCGCGGGTGGGGGACGAGTACCGGAGGGAAACGATGGGGGCGCTCCGGATCGGCTTCCTTTCGGCGCTGGTCCTGGAGCTCCTGGCGATGATCGGGGTGGCGATGGTGGCCACCGCGATCGGGATCCAGTTGGCCGGCGGGCATCTCGGTCTCGAGGCCGGGCTGACCGTGCTGATCCTCGCCCCGGAGCTGTACCTGCCGCTACGTGAGGTCGGCAACCAGTTTCACGCCTCGACCGACGGCATGGTCGCCGCCGAACGGATCTTCGAGGTGCTCGACCTGCCACCGGCGGTGACCGTGCCGGAGACCACCGTGCCCGCCCCTGATCCCTCCGCGGGGCCGCTTTCCCTGGCCGGAATCCGGTTCTCCCATCCGGGACGGGGCGAGGTGCTGGCCGGACTTGACCTCACGGTCGAATCGGGTGAGACCGTGGCCCTGGTTGGTCCCAGCGGCGGTGGCAAGAGCACCCTGATTTCGCTCCTGATGCGATTCGCCGATCCGGAGGCGGGCCGGATCGAGTGTGCCGGGGTTGATCTCCGGCAGGTTGAACCGGACGAGTGGCGCCGACGGGTGGTCTGGGTGCCGCAGCGGCCGACCGTGTTCTCCGGAACGGTTGCCGACAACGTGCGGCTGTACGCACCGGACGCCGGTCAGGCCGACCTCGAGCGGGCGGTTGCCTCGGCCGACCTCGACCGGGTGCTGCCCGAGCTGCCGGACGGCCTCCAGACCCGGGTGGGGGAAGGCGGCCGGCGCCTCTCGGCCGGCCAGTCCCAACGGGTGGCACTCTCCCGGGCCTTCCTCTCGCCGGCCCCGCTGGTGATCCTCGACGAGCCGACCGCCCATCTCGACGACGACACCGAGCAGCGGGTCGCAACCGCGATCGACCGGCTGGTCGAGGGTCGGAGCGCGCTGGTGGTCTCCCATCGGGGACGACCACTGGTCTCCGCCGACCGGGTGCTGCATCTGGCCGACGGCCGGCTTCGACCGACGGGAGCGACCGCATGA
- the cydB gene encoding cytochrome d ubiquinol oxidase subunit II, whose product MEDVTTLQLVWFLLISVLWIGYFILEGFDFGVGMLIKLLGRDNNEKRAILHTIGPVWDGNEVWLIVAGGATFAAFPEWYATLFSGFYIALFAILVALIVRNVGFELWGKRDSKAWRSGWEWCIALGSLVPALLWGVAWANLIGGVPIETVQNAASGRESIEYVGSFFDLLKPYALLGGLATLAIFFTHGALFLEMKTKGGLRDRARKVAVRSAPAAVILPAAFLIWTIARQDPTGIESLIFAVVAIVALAVGGALAKGSPGKAFASTVIAIIAFFTALFTDLFPNAMVSSIDTAQNLTLSAASSSNYTLTVMTVVAVLLVPVVLLYQAWTYWVFRQRVGAEDFDGVKTPLDLLDKKKREADGDGGKPADSPPVA is encoded by the coding sequence ATGGAAGACGTGACCACACTTCAGCTGGTCTGGTTCCTGCTGATCTCGGTGCTCTGGATCGGCTACTTCATCCTCGAAGGATTCGATTTCGGGGTCGGGATGCTGATCAAGCTGCTCGGACGGGACAACAACGAGAAGCGGGCCATCCTGCACACGATCGGACCGGTCTGGGACGGCAACGAGGTCTGGTTGATCGTCGCCGGCGGAGCCACCTTCGCCGCCTTCCCGGAGTGGTACGCAACCCTCTTCTCCGGCTTCTACATCGCGCTGTTCGCGATCCTGGTCGCGCTGATCGTGCGTAACGTCGGCTTCGAACTCTGGGGCAAGCGGGACTCGAAAGCGTGGCGGAGCGGCTGGGAGTGGTGTATCGCCCTCGGTAGTCTGGTGCCGGCGCTGCTCTGGGGGGTCGCCTGGGCGAACCTGATCGGCGGGGTGCCGATCGAGACGGTTCAGAACGCGGCCAGCGGCCGGGAGTCGATCGAGTATGTCGGCAGCTTCTTCGACCTGCTGAAGCCTTACGCGCTGCTCGGAGGGCTGGCCACCCTGGCGATCTTCTTCACCCATGGCGCCCTGTTTCTCGAAATGAAGACGAAGGGTGGGCTGCGCGACCGGGCCCGTAAGGTCGCGGTCCGTTCCGCGCCCGCGGCGGTGATCCTGCCGGCCGCTTTCCTGATCTGGACGATTGCCCGTCAGGATCCGACCGGGATCGAATCACTGATCTTTGCGGTCGTCGCGATCGTCGCTCTGGCCGTTGGCGGGGCGCTGGCAAAAGGCAGTCCGGGGAAGGCCTTCGCCTCGACCGTCATCGCGATCATCGCGTTCTTCACCGCGCTCTTCACCGACCTGTTTCCGAACGCGATGGTCTCCAGTATCGACACCGCCCAGAACCTGACCCTGAGCGCAGCCAGCTCCAGCAACTACACGCTGACCGTGATGACCGTGGTGGCGGTGCTGCTGGTCCCGGTGGTCCTGCTTTACCAGGCCTGGACCTACTGGGTGTTCAGACAGCGGGTCGGGGCCGAGGACTTCGACGGGGTGAAGACCCCGCTCGATCTGCTCGACAAGAAGAAGCGAGAGGCGGACGGCGATGGCGGCAAGCCGGCCGACTCCCCGCCGGTCGCCTGA